The following nucleotide sequence is from Solanum dulcamara chromosome 7, daSolDulc1.2, whole genome shotgun sequence.
CATGGTCTAACTAAAAAGGTATATTCACACTTGTAGAATAGATTTGTGATAAAGTGTTTCTTATCTTAGTTCTTATAATTGCTCATGCAGACCTGCTAAAGTTGTTTCAATGTGAGTATTGGGGTCTTTGAGCTTTTTCAATTAAGGGAAACACTTTTATTTCTTGTCTTCCTGGCTCTTCCTTTCCATTGACATCTATTTTAAGGGATAGTCTGTTCAAAATTCTGCTGTTCTCTTCCTTGTGTGTTTTCTTTATGGAACACGCCATCTGAAGGAATGATGCAACTGTTCAGATTATTTTCTGAGACTCAGTGCACTTATTGGGTAGTACAACTTTGACTTAACAATGCACAGAGCCTGCTACCCTTTTTTTCCCCATGAGATTGAAGGTCATATCACTTCCTTTGTCACACATTATCTGTTACTCAACTCCTGGTTCAATGCTTTAGAAAAGTTTTTAGACGCGTGTGTTAAATATGTAGTGTATATCGAAATGGTATTTGGTAGTATTTCATTTAGAACCCAAAAGAAAGAGGCATGGTGGAAAATTGAATTCAGTTGTTTTGGCCAGGTAAATTGAAGATATCTTTAGTCCCTATGCAGTTAGTGTACTGATTGCAAATCAAGCTGAAAATTGGAATTCAAATAGTTCTTTGCAAGAATGCTCAACCGACGGGGCATAGAGATCTCTAGCACAGTATGTCAAAACATTAAAGAACCTCTAGTTAAGACAATCTGTGGTAAGAAGATCATAGAATGTGATATCCTTGGTAAAAGAATAATAGCTGAAAAGAGAACTATGCATTTGAAACCTTGCAGCTGATGAGTTTTGCGATTCACAGATTAGTTTTTTACCTTAATATCCAGGAGCTCTTTTCTCTGCTCGCTTTAGTCTGAGGTTCTAACACCAACCAACTCTCATCTTTTGCAGAAAGGCATCAATGATAATGCTGAGGAAAGGCAGAATGACCAGGAAGGAGCACTGGTCGAGATGACTAATGGTGCTGATGAAAGGCAGAATGACCTGGAAGGAGCTGTCATTGACATGACGAAAGGTGATCGCTAATGTATAAGTGAGATAGATATCGATTCCTAAGCTATCTGTACAGAAATCCATTGTTAGCCTTTTACACTTGCAGTATGCCATTTTTGGTCTCACATTGCTGATGCTTTTAGATTGCTTCTCACATTGATCTCTCAGCTCCATAGAAAGCAATATCTGATATATGTTTCTTGATAGCATAGGTGATGCAAGCCATTTCCCATGTCTCTGTCCAGATTTATACATGCTTAGTAATTCAATCAACAGAGCTTTGTTGCGACATTCAGTCCTGCACCGGACACGAGATGAGTGGGCAGCTTATAGGCGGTCCCCACAACCCTTCATTCCACGGACTAGCTTTTGTGGTTGAACTTTGGTGCGTCCATGACAGTGGGATTAGAGCTAGGCTCACCTCGTTCCGAGCCAGTGTCAATAGTTGAGTCAGGCGGTTGGACAATAGCATGGGCATTGCCAATTCTGTTGGAGGGTGTGTAAGACCAAGTCCCATATAGAAGAACAACAAAGGGAAGCCTGGGCAGCTTATTAGTGGTCTGCAACCTTTTTTATGTCATGAGCTAATTTTTAGGTCGAGTTAGGGGGATCAGTGGCATTACGCTTATATATTGTGCATGACAGAGTTTGAACTGTTAAGCTGAAGGATTTTCAGACCTCAAACCTCCGACCCTCCACGCAAACAAGTGAACACGTTAGAACTTGCTTAGATTCTTTGGAATTTGACTCGTCCTGTATTATATTCCACCATTCTGATAGTCTTGCCAAATTAAAGAAATCCGTCCATGCATCAAAACTTAGGTTGTAAGGGCTTTTGTTGAATCGACAATCCAAAAGATCATtcgtaaaaa
It contains:
- the LOC129896936 gene encoding uncharacterized protein LOC129896936, with amino-acid sequence MDPKYTGETFKHLEKETEILSNAHKAMSDELHRLQVEEEMLMRKFHELMSAHGLTKKKGINDNAEERQNDQEGALVEMTNGADERQNDLEGAVIDMTKGDR